The sequence tggtAAATACTATCCTTCCAGTGTATTCAATTGCATTGAGACCAAATTCAGAAAGGCCTTCCCCATGTTCAATGAAATTCTCAATAGGCAATGCAGAGGGAAGCAAATGTTATAGCTATATTACTATTTCTGCTATAAGTTACAGCAAAAATAGTCAGAGAGGGAATTAAAGCACAAAAAGGCGTTGTTAAGCTGTTGAGAATGAAATTTTAGCCTTGCAAAGATAATAACTTAGTCTGGTATCTATAATGTGGATATTTTATAGAGCAGATGAAATCTCCACCCACCATCCCCCAACCCTCATTTTCACACCCCCGCTGGGCTTTAGGATCTGAACACCTGTTTCATTGTGGGGCTAAAAATGGACATATGTTACATCTCTTTGTCCAAAGAAACACTGGCAGTATATGAAgcagttctggttcctcctggGTTACAGCTTGGATTTTTCTGACAGGTGACACTTGACACGGGAGTTGTTAGCAGGATATTATTCTTTTGTTTGGTTCCCTGAACAGAAACCCAAATCAGTTTCAGTGTGAATCCCACATTAGTATTGGTTTGTTGCATCATCCAGCAGGTCTTGAACTGTGCTTTGTTTATTGCTTGTCCACATGATTTAACGTGGAAGCAGCTTTTAAATATCGTGACTAAACTGAGCACAAGAAGTGTGCATAAGATAGGTGTGCAGTTTGGAAAAACTGTATCCCTTTCATCTGTATTATGAATAAATCTGAGTCACTGAAAATATAATTCAAAAAAAGTAACACCCTGGCGTCAAACCATGCCTTAGAAACTGATTTGAAACCCTTTCTATTCTGATACATAtagctttgttttttatcagATGTTGAGTCTATTCTGGGACATGATGTTTTGTTGAGGACTGTCATCCTGCTTCGTGTTGTAAGGCAGGTTCTATAAAGCTAATTTCTCAATTCTAATCAGGCCTGAGTGTGGCTTTTCAGATTAACTGTGGTTAACCCCAACAGAAAATGTGCATAACTCTCCTCCAAGCATCTTTGTGACGTTCATTATTTAGGAAGGATTTAGAAAGTAACACCCAAACAAACTCTGGcacaaaacaaagacacaatCTGCTAGTGAGTGATTTtacatttcctttatttaagaTGTTCCAGGTCATTCTTTCACCTGAATCTCTGAGATATCTCTAGaacattttcattcatcttTTACATTGTTAGCACCCGTGGAGCATGTTGATCCTTTGGATGTCCCAGCGGGACAGTCCCTGCCTCTGGCCGATAGGGACGTTGGGATTGGGGAAGGGGGTGATGGTCTCCCTTCCATAGGAGATGGCGAAGGCGTCTCTGCCGTAATGCATGATGGAGGAGTAGTCGTAGGGGGTGTTCAGGTTGTTGGTGTCGTGCTTCTGGAAGTTGTAGGCGCTCTGCTGGATGATGTTGCCCCAGTTGATCCTGACGTAGTTGTCGCGGTCGCTCCGGGTCTGCTCGTGCTGGAAGCCCAGAGCGTGGTTGAGCTCGTGCTGGACGATTCCGCTGTAGATGCAGCCCTGCTTGTTGAGGGACAGCTCCTGCATGCCTCCCGTTTTGCCCAGTTCCGACCAGCATCCCTGTTTGCTCACAACGCTGATGAAGTCGCGCTCGTTGGTGCGGGGCGTGAAGCGGATGCAGGTCGGGCCGGAGAAGGCCCTCATGCCGCCCTCGATGATCCGCCTCTCATAGCCGCTGAACTCCCGGCCGATTACGTAAGGAATCACCACTTTGCCATTGGAGGCTTTTGGCCACACGCAGCTGTTGTACCAGCACTTCATGGCATTTCTGGATTTGGGAAGCATTATGTCTCCTTCCAGCAGCATCTCGTCTGAGGCGTTGTTGGCGGTGAGAATCCTGGTGGTCATGTCCACAGTGTCTGCTccttcctctttctcctcttcctGGTCTCCTTCCTCCTGGAGAGGAAGAGCCCGAGAGAAGCcgagcaggagcagcagcaggaggctgGTGGAGGAGATCATCTTCAGGGGCGATGTGGAGACTCGGGAGCTTCTGGAGAGAACTGCTGTGGAGAGACTCCTTGAAGCTTGATGTCTGCTTCTGTTCAGTCCAGCTTATTTATACTCTCCTCTACAGGTGTGTCTGTGGGAGGATTATGGGATGGGGTCTGCACTGCTCAGCCTAAAACAAGCGTCTAAAGGGAGGACTCCACAGACAAACCTACTCTTTAAACATGGATTGTGATCACTGGTTATTGAATGGCTCAAACAGCATTAAGCGACGGGTCTGGTTGCACCAAACTTATTTGCTCTTTAACAGAGAATATGCCAGCTGTTAGAACAACACAGCTAACACAGCAAGGTTTACtctatttgaatttattttaattacagaaATAACATGCATTCCTAGTTCATGCTGATGATTTATCACCTACAGGTTTTAAATATAGCTTCAAAAGGCAAAGAGAAGAAACCAGAGCATGAGAAAAACAAGGAAAGCAGCTGATTAATTGAAAAAGgcatttaaaaccaaacaacAGATCAATAGTTTAAAACTACATGCTTAAA comes from Fundulus heteroclitus isolate FHET01 chromosome 4, MU-UCD_Fhet_4.1, whole genome shotgun sequence and encodes:
- the LOC105934123 gene encoding high choriolytic enzyme 1-like, with the protein product MISSTSLLLLLLLGFSRALPLQEEGDQEEEKEEGADTVDMTTRILTANNASDEMLLEGDIMLPKSRNAMKCWYNSCVWPKASNGKVVIPYVIGREFSGYERRIIEGGMRAFSGPTCIRFTPRTNERDFISVVSKQGCWSELGKTGGMQELSLNKQGCIYSGIVQHELNHALGFQHEQTRSDRDNYVRINWGNIIQQSAYNFQKHDTNNLNTPYDYSSIMHYGRDAFAISYGRETITPFPNPNVPIGQRQGLSRWDIQRINMLHGC